In Leptolyngbya sp. NIES-2104, the genomic window TTCCAGTGTCGGGAGCCAAAGACAAGACGCGATTTGAAGGCAAATTCGGCACTTGACCGACGATCGCACCATTGTAAGGATTCACCCGCAGCAGTCCGGTATTCGTTCCGACCCAAATACTACCCGCCGTATCGAAGCCTGTGGAAATCACTTCCTGACCTCGGAGCGAAGTCACCGATCGTAAACGGCGACGATTCAGCGGATCGATTTTGACCAGTCCGCTAGTCGTTCCTGCCCAGAGTGAACCATGTCGATCGAGCGAAAGCGACTGAACCGCTCCTTCATCTAAATTCGAGGTATGTAAAATTCTTGCGCTTGCGGTATCGACTTGCACTAATCCTTCGAGCGTTCCCACCCAAAGCTGACCCTCCGGATCTAACGAGAGCGCATTCGCACTCACGCCCGGTAGATTTTTCAAGGTGGTCATGCGTAACCCTTGATCAGGACTCACGAGCGCTAAACCCGAATCGGTTCCAACCCAGAGAAAGCCACGTCGATCGACTAACAGCGACAAGACGCGATTCGACGGTAGAAATAAATTTTGCGCCGTGACTTGGTTCGTTTTCGGATCGATTCTCCAGAGTCCTTCGCTCGTTCCAACCCAAATTCGACCCACTCGATCTTGAGCGATCGCAGAAATCGGTAGATTCGGCATTTGTGCTCGTGAAATCAATCGTCCGGTATTCGGGTCAATTCTCACCAATCCTTGTGGAGACGCGATCCAGAGATTGCCTTGAAAGTCGCGCTGAAGGGCTGCCACTCGAAAATCGGGTTGAACCTCTTGCGGTAACGGGGGAGCCACCGGAGGCGGAGCAGTCGGCGTAAAGGTAGGAGCCGCGATCGATCTGGGCGCAACGATCATAAGACTCAGGACGACAGAAGCAAACCCGAAGCGATGACACACGGAAGACATAGCCAATCTCGGTAAAAACTGGTTTATTGTGCCTCAGAAGAACGCGATCGCAACGGGGGTAAACGCGGAATTGCAGCCAAATCCACGCTCGATCGACAAAAATTGCTAGAGTGGGAAATGCTCAACCTCATGTGCAGCGACTTGGAACTGAGCCAACCGTAGAAACTCAATTTCTCAATGCAAACTGATCCGATCGTGCAATGCCCCAACTATTTCTGTCAGGCGCTCAATCCCGAAAGCCAGGAGTTTTGTCATCACTGCCAAACGCGGATTCCAAAGCGGTATCTCTGGGCAGTGGGAGCCACCGAGCCACCGGGGACATTGATCGACGATCGCTTTCTCCTCAAATCGGATCAGATTGCGCTTGACACTAAACCAGGACTTCCACCGACCGCGATCGAGATTCCGCCACCGCTTGAGCCTTATTTGCATCTGATGGGAGAACGTCCCGCCATTCCTCAACCGTATGCGGTGACAGGTGGAATTCTCTTTCTAGAATCGGCTCCAATTCATCCGAGTGGGGCGCGATCGCAGCGGGGAGAAGATTTATCCGGGCAATTGATGCCGCGATTAGTGCAAGTGTGGAATTCGAGCAGTGGATTTCGTCAGCTTCATTTTCTGCAACAACTCGCGCAACTTTGGCGATCGCTGGCGATTGAAAAAGCTGCCTCGACGCTGTTAGATCCCGATCTCATCTTTGTAGATGGCGATACCGTCAGAATTTTAGAACTCGATTTCAATTCGGCAACGCTGGCAGATTTAGGAAAATTCTGGTCAACTTGGCAAGCTCAACCTGCGATCGCGGATTTCTTCGAGCAGCTTTGTCAGAATTTGATCCAAGGAACGAGCATCGATGAATTGAATCAGGTGTTGGATGCTGCGATCGCGTCTCAGGCATCTCAACAATCGCGCCAGATTCAAATCGCTACATTGAGCGATCAAGGTCCAAGCCGCCAAACAAACGAAGATGCTTGCTATCCATCGAGCGGAACCAGCGGGAATCAGCCTCTAATCATTGTCTGTGATGGAATTGGGGGACACGAAGGCGGAGAAGTTGCCTCAAATTTAGCGATTCAAACGATCGTTGATGAACTGCGATCGATCGAGCCAAACCACTTGGAATCGAGATTAGAAGAGGCGGTCTGTGCAGCGAATGATGCGATCGCGCAAAAGAATGATGCTGAGCGGCGACAAGAACGGCAACGTATGGGAACGACCGTTGTGATGGGATTGGTTCAAGGACATGAACTATTTCTGACGCATGTGGGGGACAGTCGCGCTTACCGAATTACTCGCCAAGGCTGTTATCAGGTGACACTTGATGATGATGTTGCCTCGCGAGAAGCCCGATTAGGCTATACCTTTTACCGAGAAGCGTTACAGCATCCGTCAGCCGGATCACTCGTACAGGCTTTAGGAATGGGCAGTTCGAGCTATCTGCGCCCAACGGTGCAGCGATTTGTGCTCGATCAGGATTGTGTGTTCTTGCTGTGTTCGGATGGATTGAGCGATAACGATCGCGTTGAAGAATACTGGCAAAGCGAGATCGTACCCATTCTTGATGGAAAAACGAATCCGGCAACGGTAGCGCGACGACTGGTGGAAATTGCCAACACGCAGAACGGTCACGACAACGTAACGATCGGGTTAATCCACTGTCAAACTCGCGAAACTGGAAAATCAACCGTGGTGAAATCGGTCTTAGCAAAACCAACTCAAGTGGTTGTGCCTGCGACTTCTCCACCTGGACTGAGAACCGAACTGCAACCGCGTCGAACTCCTTGGCTAAGAGCCGGATTTGTTCTCCTAGTAATGTTCGGAATTGCAGGTGCGATCGTCGCTCTATTTGCGCCTGAATTAATCGCCCGACTCGGAACGCAAGCCCCAACCACGACTGCTCCAACCGTTCCTCCCGTTCCTGCTTCCCCAGAACCCCTCACCTCTGGAACAATTATCCGCATCGATCAAGCGGGAGCGAGACTCTTCCGTAAACCGGAGGCAACCGGAGCCTTTGTTTCGATTCCGCCTGGAACAGTCTTGCAGGTTGAGACACAACAGCGATCGACTTCTGATGCTGCTCCCTGGATTCGATTGAAGGTCTGTACGGTTCCGGTCAATTTACCCAATGGAGTCAGAATCGGGAATGCGGGGTGGCAACAAGAAGATACGCTTCCGTCTTTTACTCGTCCGACGCTTTCGGCTGAACAGCTTAGAGCCTGTGCCCCGACGAAACCGACCACCCCACCCGCACAATAGACTAAGATTAAAATTCCGGAGTTAACCCACCTGCTGATTCATGTCACCGTCTGAACTTCCCTGTTTAAGTCTCGCGATCGAACGGCTGCGTGCCTCTCAAGCTCAACATTTTGCGATTCATGTGATCGAAGCTCCGTATCGCGGTGGGTACTTATTACGAGATTGTTTGTGGACGGATGAATCAACGCATCATTGGCGATCGTGGCAGGAAATGTTTTCCTCACGCGGTCTTCCGAATGTACCGCACGTTTCGCAAGTAGTGGCTCCTCCAGTAGAAGCGCTCGAACCTCCGATCGGTCAGCCGCTCCCCCGTAGTACCCGGTTGATGCAAAATTTGGGGATTAATCTCTGGCAGTGGCTGTTTGATGGCGTGATTCAAGGAAGTCTCAATCGCAGTCAGGGAATCGCTCAGGGACAAAATAAAGCGCTGAGATTGCGGTTAGATGTGCGCGATCCTGAGCTAATTTCGCTTCCTTGGGAAATTATGCAGAGCGATGCTGGAAAACAGGCAATTTCTCTGAGTCAGCAGCTTTTATTTAGTCGGACTACGAGCGATGTGGACGGGTTGCCTGCTTTGCGATCGGAAACTAGCTTAAACGTGCTGCTCGTTCTCGGACAAGATGCGGCTCCGGATTTACCAAGCGGATTCGATAACCACAAGCGCGATGAATTGAAGCGGCTGAAATTAGAGCAAGAAGCGATCGCATTATCGAGAATTTTACGAGAGCGGCAAGGGGCGAATCGGTTGGCGGCTCCGTGTTTTGTCGATACGCTGTTGCAGCCGACTTCGGGAGAACTCATCGATCGATTAGAAAACGGTCATTATAATGTCTTGTTTTACGCGGGTCATGGGGTTCCCGCTGCGGATGGGGGGTTGCTGTTTCTGCGCCCAAATCAGCCGATGAATGGAACAGAACTCGCGCAAGTTTTAACCCGCTGTCGAGTGAAATTAGCGGTGTTTAATGCCTGTTGGGGAGCGCAGCCAGAAGATCAGGGCGGAAAATCGATTCCCCGGAGTAGTTTGGCTGAGGTGCTGCTGCATCACGGAGTTCCGGCAGTGTTAGCGATGCGGGATTCGATCACCGATGAAGAAGCGCTCAGTTTTATTGCAACGTTCGCGCAGGCGTTGACCGATCGAATGCCGATCGATCAAGCGGTCGCGGTCGCTCGTCAGCATTTACTGACTTTATTTCGGTTCAATCATCAGGCTTGGACGCTTCCCGTTCTATACATGCACCCGGAATTTAACGGGGAATTGATTAAGCCGATCGAGGAAGGCATGACCCAAATTCCGCACACTCCAAGCCAGTTGGGACTGCAAAATCCGGTGGCATCTTTGCGATCGCTAGAAAATTCCAAAGTATGGACGATTCGCGGCGGCATTATGAAAGTCGGCATGAGTGCAGAAAATGATTTGGTTTTAGCAAACGAACCTGGAGTTTCCCGTAGACACGCTGAAATTATTTATCGGAGCGCTGACCAGATGCAGCCGATGTACATTTTGCGGGATTTCTCGCGCTATGGGACTTGGGTTTCGACCGTGAATGGCTGGCAGAAAGTTCACAATTACGAAGTGCCACTTTATTCAGGGGCACAAATCAAGTTTGGCGGGTCGCAGAACTCGATTTTGGAATTTTTGGTATCGCCAGCGGATGGGCGAAATTAAGGATCTACCCTGAGAAATACGGATCTCGATCATAAAGATTTGGAAATTCTAGGCGATTTAGCGTAAATTGATAGGTCAGTTACGGAACTGGCAACAATCGGGTTGAAGCTATAGCCATCAAACACACCCACCCTAGTTCATTACAGATGCGGATTATTGTCATGGCACACGAAGCAGGTTCTTCTAACTCTCTTGAAATGCAGCAGGCGCTTTTAGATGCGTTGCTTGAATCGGAAGCGGTGTCGGTGCAGTCTGACAATGCTGACGTGGTAAAGGTCGAAGTGGCGGAAATTCCCGATAGCGCGATCGCTTATCCTTGGAATCCGGCTGACCGAGAATCGGAATCGTTTTTCAACACGTTAGAGCAGAAGTTTTCGATCGATTCACTTTCCGATGACGAAATTTCGGATCGGGCGGATGCGTTTTTTGCTCATCTCGATTCGCTGTTTGCGGCTCCTACCCTCGAATCGTCTTTGGCTCAGAAGTTCGCGACAGTACCGCAATCGATTCTAAATGCGATCGCTCGTCAAGCTCAGAAACTGGCAGATTCTTCAGCGAATTTGGCGGATCAACTCGTGCTCTGTGTGCAGGAAGCATTGCCGCAGTGGGCAGACGAGGATTTACAAGTATTGGCGCGTCCGTTGGCGTATTCGATGCGGGGCGAGCAACCGGCTGTAAAAGCAACCGATTGGGCGAAATTGTCGGAAACCGAACAGGCGAAATTGACATTAGCGATCGCTCGATATGCGTTGAGTGAAGTTCAGGATTAATCGATTCTTCAGACGTTTGGAAAGCTCCGGATCTTTGCAGAATCCGGAGCTTCTAATTTTTTGACAACTCACGGCAAATTAAAGTGAATTTGATGGATTTTTGCGCTTCGTTGCTCATTCGCCCCGAATTCCATTCCGGGGCGGGACTAAATCGAAGCGAGAAGACTTCTCAAACTCACAACAAATTAAACCGCTGCAACTGAGATTCGATCGCTTTCGGCAACGCTTTCCGCAACTGCGTTTTATCCTTGAACACTAATCGGTTCTGGCTCGGCATATCGAACGGAAATTGTCCCGGCATATCCGATCGTTCCATCTGCACTAGAAGGATTTGATCCGATCGCTTACTTTGTAGCGCGTACCCCATCTCGACACAGACTTTCGGGCTGGGAATTAATAACGGGGGCGTATCGGGAATTTGCGCGATCGTCGTTCCATCGCCGATAAATAAAAGACACTGACGAATCGATCGCATCAAAGAGCTATTTAACCGAATCGCGCCTTCACTCAATCGATGAGATTCTCGTAGCGTAATTGGGAGACGCGATCGACGATTTAGGCTATCAATTACCGATTCGAGTTCATCGCGCAGCAAATCGCCGGAATCTGTAAACTCGGTCTGATATGAAAAGAAGATTTCAGGCTCTAAATTCGCCATCACTTCTTGTTTTGAGAAATAGATTTCGTGGCTCGATAGATCAATATTAGAAATCGCGTAACCGCCACTTCCCTCGATGTAGAATTCAACCACTTCACCTTGAAGATAGCGTTGAAACCACGTTGATTTCTTCACTTCATCGCTATCTTCTAGAAAATCAGCCCTTAATCCCGATTTCAGCAGACTATTTTTGCTCAATCTCAAATCGTGGGGACGTTTTTCAAGTTCCCGAATGGGTTCATACTGTTCCAAATACCACGCCTTCAGCGCAATGATCGCCATGCTGAAATCTGCCTTTTCGTTTAAAAGTACAACAGCACCCAGTTGCCTAATCTCTGAGTGATTTCCTCAAGTAAATCCATTCTAGATAGAGTTGCACAAATTGAACACAAAATAATTTTTAGCGCCAATTTATTGCAGGACTCCCTGGTATGCCAGAAGAGGAAATATCAAATTTCGTGCGTTGGGTGCTGTTGCCGTCGAACGAGACAGATGTAGAGTAAAACAGCGTCTTGACCTCATTGAATTGAACTGGATTTGGCTGTTTGATCTGCCAGGGAAGCAGTTACTTGCTTCAATTTCAAACATACCACTTCGTCCCCAAGAGATCCGCGATCGAGATGAAAGTTTATCGATGTGAGAGTGGCATTCTGCTAGTTTTTCAGAATGTAAATTGATCGATTTAGAAACGTGAATTGCGGGTTTGTTACAAGCGCAATCGATCGCAATAAAAAAGCGGTTAGAGAAACCGCTGCTGTACAAGATTAAATTTAGGTAACTTCTAACAATATTGGCTGATATCTTCGCCACATTCATCCGCCAAATAACACAAAGCACGAAAGCGGAGTGCGACGACTTCATCGTAAAGCGGATTCAATTTGCACATCGGCGGAATGTGGAAAAGTGTCCGACCAAATAATTTTACATCGCGCTCAAACGGACACTGAGCGGGAATGCGTTCTGCTAGAAAATGAGCAAATTTTGAGTCGCGGACTTCAAGATTGTCAAGTTTGCGACGCAGGGGAGCGAGGGGAGCAAATTTAACACGAGTCTGGTGAGGTGTAGCGAGTGGGTGAGCTACCCAACTAGAAAAGGCAATTCTATCGTGACGATCGCGCTCTTGGGCGGAGCCGTCGAGTTTCCGAAAGCTCATGCTGAAACGTTCCTCGAACTGTGAAGTGAACTATGTCGGGAGGTCGTCCGTGAAGGGTACTACAACAATGAATGAAGCCATTACGGGCGATGTCTTTAGATTCTGGAGAGACAAATCCAGCTTCTACATTTATGTATCGGATTTGCTTCATATATTGTAACAAAGCTTACGGACTAACTACGATTTTTTGAAAATTTCTCGTAATTTTTTTAAGCTTCGTCGAACAGTTTTATGAAGTAAACTTGACACTCAATATTCTAATCTTTCTACCTAAAGATGGAAGTGCATTTAAATCACATTTACCCGATCTTTATTTGATCCCCGGATGCGATCAATGCAATTCAGGAATCGATAAAAATCGAGTTCAAAACTTTAATAAATAGTTTGAGATTTCTGTATCGAATATGACGAAAATATTTCTACTTTCCTAAAGCAAAGAAGTTGTCTTCAGCTAGAACGATCGCCAAATTTCTCTCACGACTTGCCGCGCAACTTCAAACGGTTGACTCGCAGGCGGCAGCGGAATTGCCTCATTTGAGAACACATAGTAAATTTCACCCGCGTCACTCACCTCGAAATTCGCATCATATTCACGCGCCCACAGATCAAGATGACGACGAGCGATTTCTGGCTCAAGTCGAGTGGCTCTGGAAAAATCAAGCAGCGAAATCCGTCCCTGCTTGAGATGGAGTAATTGAAAAAATCGATCGCGAATTGCGTGACGGTTCGCCTTAGAGCTGGCGTAGAGCAGTAAACCGCCGATCGCACTTGGAGTTAGCCCGAAAAATACGAGTAGAATCACAAGAATCGTGGAAGCCCAAACTGGAGGTTGCAGCGCTAAAATCGTCAGCGAAAGCGCGATCGACACTACGCCACCACCGCATAGAAAGACACTTCCCAAGGCTTTACTTGCCACGCTCCAGAATCGATTCATGCGCTACTCCACGGAAAAACTCTCGATCGCGATTAGTCATAGCCTAACTTGTTTTTTTACGATCGATTTGATCGGTTTTCCGACTCTCTTCCCTCTGAAAGTAGATAGCTGAATTTCCTTGCCGTACGTTACTTTAGAAATCAGCCCTGTTCCCATTTCTTCTATGTTTTCTAGACTTGTTCAAACTAGCTCTCGTCAAGGTGAAATCGTAGAAGTCGTTTTCCGAAATGGATGGGACTATATGCGGCGACTGCTCACAGGTGGTAAGGTCGATGAGCCGAAACTGCCCCCGCCCGCTGTCCTACGAAATATCCTGGTTGATCTCGGTCCGGTCTACGTCAAACTCGGACAACTTCTTAGCACTCGTCCCGATCTTTTACCTGCTGAGTATATTGAGGCGCTGTCTACTCTTCAAGCTGAAGTACCTCCGATAGATTGGGCTGAAGTCGAAGTGATGTTGCGAAAACAATTCAGCCAGCCGATCGAAGAAATTTTCGCCTCGATTAACTACAAGCCAGTTGCGGCAGGCTCGATCGCGCAAACGCACCGAGCCGTTTTAAAAGATGGTCGAGCCGTGGCGCTAAAAGTTCAGCGTCCGGGACTGAGTTCTGTTGTTGAGCAAGACATTTCTCTGATTCGTCTGGTTGCGCGGTTAGTCGCTCAGACGGAATTCGGGCAGTACTACGATATTGTGTCGATCGCTGAAGAATTCGCGGAAGCTCTGAGAAATGAACTCGATTTCACTCAAGAAGCGCGATATACCGATCAACTCCGGCAGAATTTAAGTAATACTCGTTGGTTTAATTCCAATCAGCTAGTTGTGCCGCAAATCTACTGGGAATACACCACTGATAAGCTGATCACAATGGAATGGTTGGATGGTGGGGCAATTCTGTCTGCTTTTCCGCCGATCAGCTTTGATGGCACCACAGATTTACAAGCGCGAGAAGAGATTTCAACCCTATTACTTAGAGCATTCTTCCAGCAGATTTGTTTAGATGGCTTTTTCCACGCCGATCCACATCCGGGAAATGTCTTTTATCTCAATGATGGTAGAGTTGCATTGCTTGATTGCGGCATGGTCGGGCGACTTGATCCGAGAACACAGCAGCTTATTTTGGAACTGGTGTTAGCGATCGTCAATCTCGATGCTCAAAGGTGTACTCAATTAGTGCTCCAACTTGCGCCACCTGTACAACCCATTAATCGCGTCAAGCTCGAAACAGAGTTCGATCGATTATTGCGCCGCTACTATAGTATGAACATTTCGCAAGTCAACTTTAGTAAGTTGGTGTATGAAGTGCTGCAAGTGGTTCGAGATAACAAAGTGCGCGTTCCTGGAAACTTAGGACTTTGTGCAAAAGCGATCGCGAATTTAGAAGGGATTGCTCGATCGCTTGATCCGAATTTCAACATTCCAAATAAAATTCGCCCAATGATGACCGAGGTATTTCAGCGGCAGATTGTTGGGGAAGCTCCGCTCATTGCACTATTACGAACCGCGTTAGATGTGAAAAATCTATCGCTGCAATCTCCGCGACAGGTGGAATTGTTGCTCGATCGCGTTACTTCTGAAACGTTGCAGTGGAATTTCTCGATTCGTGAAGCAGAACCTATCAGACGCACGATCGATTCTTCAGCGAATCGACTGTCCTTCAGTATCGTTGTTGGCTCGTTGATTATGGGAGCCGCAATCATCTCTTCCAATACTCAATCGAGTCAGGTGTATTGGGTCAGTGATGTACTGTTCGCAGCGGCGAGTTTTCTGGGTCTTTGGTTGATTCTGAGCATTCTGCGATCGGGTCCACTCCGTTAGAAGACTAACAGCGGTTTTTGTCCGTGATCAGGAATAATAATTACCTGGACTTACAATAATTACTTGGACTCATAATAATTATCTGGACTAGGTAATAGTTATCTGAACTAGTACTTTATGAGAAAACCTTTAAGATTTGTGAAGAACGAGTTAGAAAAGCTTCTCAGAATTATGGGTAATTAAAAAGTGTATAGTTCAGTAATACCCCGTACCAATTCCAAGCAGAATTGGGGCATAGCGAACGGCAACGGAGTGTCCTGAGTAGGTTAATTCTGCCTAAAGATCGCAAGTCCAATTCAGCCAATGGCAGAGTTAGACGACAGCTATTTTTAGTTGCCGTGACGATTGGAACAACAGTAGTCTGCTAGTGCCATAAGTATTACTGTTTGCTAAGTGGTTGTATGCCATCAGGGCAAAGCGCGACTTTGTAGGAAGTGCTTATTCATTTGCTTGATCCAAGAGAAGTGCAACGCGTGAATTATGAAGCAAGCGATCGCTTGTGCCTATGTTAATTTTGCTTTTGAAGCTGCGTAGGAGCTAATCATTAACCACCATAACCATGCTTGAAGCTTCAACCAGTACCACTGCAAGCAAGCTCACTAATGCTACCGCTTTACCGAAATCATTCCCAAGAAGCACTATTTTGCGCCGTTGGCTCCACTCCTCATTAAGCTAAGTGTAGAGAGTGCTGCTGCGATCGCCCCTTGAACTACATTTGACTGCTTAACTTTAGGATAAATGCCAGCCCGTCTCTCGAACTGATTTCTTGTCGGAAAAACGTTCTCCTCGCGATAACGCTCTGTGACCCAATGGATACGACGCACAGCTATCTGTTCAGGTGTTTCAACAACTTCAGCCAAAGCCTGTGTAGTAAGCGGTAGCTTGTCAAGATTACCTCTAATTTTTGTTAACTCTCCGATCTCCCGACCCAGCACAGATGCCGTAATTTGTTTAGGACGACTTGGGGAAAATAGAAGAAGATTTGCTGCCTCTAGAATAGCATTTGACCAATCAGCATCTCGCTCAGACCAATTAATCTGACCAGAAGTGCGAGGTGTGGCAACCCTTGTCGATGAAGGGCAATGCTCACTAAACCACTTTGCATCGTATCTACTTAATCGATTGTAGGCACGAGGAGCTAACATCCTCAGTTCCTTCAGCTCTGCCTCTGGACATTTTTCTCTAATAGCGAGCCACTCGTCTCGGTAAAGCTGTTGCTCATCTACTTTTGAAGGTTGGCATCGCCGACGAGTAATCTCTGCACCAATTCCAATTGGAAAGACTGCCTGTCTTGGCAGCGGTAAATTTAATCGAGCAGCTTGCCGCTTCACAGTCTTGTCATGAACACCTAATCTTCGCGCCATTTCATGTACGCTAATGTATGGATTCGCCCAAAATGTTTTTAGAGCTGTTTCCCAAACGATTCCATAGGACTCTACCCTACTAAAGCGAAATCCCGCCTCACTGCTGGAATCAGGACCCAGACGAGCATACGTAAATCCACATGCACACTGAAATCTACCCACTGGTCTATGACCAGGTGTTATGGAGTAATCTAACGAAAATTCTTTAATACAGATCTGCTTAAAATTTTCACATACAGGGTTTAGACAAGGCCAAGGTCCATAACCAAATGGACGAAATTCATGGGATAGCTGAAAAAACTCCTCAAGTGTATGGCCGAGAAACTGAATAAATAGTAAGTAATGTGTTATCGGCTGTAATTCCTGCTTGTTCCTGTAAGTTAACCTATGTACCCAAGAATGTCTATCCATTCCATCCTTTCCGACACGAATTTCGCAGTTGAGTAGCGTGAGTATTTCTGAAGGGTAATAGTTTAGAAATTCACTGCTTAACTCCTTACGACGGCTAGTTGTTCCTTGATAGGTTGCCCACCCTTTATCTACTAGTATTTTGATCCATCTTGCGTGGAGTTGTTCAGAACTAGAAACTAAACCCTTTTGATTGAGAAGCCACAAAGCATCACGAGAAATTTGTAGAAGGATTTTGTGAACTAGCTTGTTTAAGCTAAGAGGGCGCGGAGTAACATCATGAGTACCTTTTACTGCTGAAATGAATGTGTCAGCCTTTGCTGGGTTTTGAATAGATACATGACTTGCCTCTAAAAAAACAGCATGGATTGGACAGACTTTTACACCAAGAGCTTGATGAACACGATGCCAGTAGGGTTCGCCAAACAAATTTGTATCATCTTCTACACAGAGAGGACAAAATTGCAGGAATTTTAATTGTCGCATATATAAAATTCCTAAAAGGGAATGAACGCTACCTCTCTCTGAATGCTGCATTACTTCTCGAACACGTTGAATGCGCTCCTGAGGGCAAAATGGACTGTAGAAAGGCAACATCGTATGATTGTCAATAAGCTCGTCAACTGTGTAGCTGTGTCTAGGCGGTAGATTATTAACTAAGTACCCTAGTCGATTTGGCAGATCGTAAGTTGCATGTCCCCATTTAGAACCAAATAGCGCCTCCATTGTGTAATGAGGTCTAGGAAACTGCATATGGTCTTGAAAAGCTGCACACATGCTATACAGAAGCTCATCAGGACGACCTGTAGGGAAGTAGGGAATTACTGCGTTATGAGAATTCATGAGACCTCTTACTTGCACTTCTCAAAATCGGAATTCTGCATCTGAAAGCCCTGCTCTTAATTCACTACAAAACTTGCAATACACTGATTAAACGGTTTAGTAAACGTAGACATCAAGGTTTTGGATGTGATTGGCTTGGAGTAAAGATTCATAGGGAGTGACATCATTGGTTCGTCCAATCATGATTACTTCTAATATTCCCCCTTTGTAAATAACAGTCTTCTGCTTCTTTGCCTTCCTTGTTTTTTTTGGACTTCCACCTTCTTTACTTGTGGAGATGTTATTTCGCTGGTCACCAGTCTGCTGACCAGTTCTACTCAAGGATGTTTCTACTTTCACCGTTGAAACAGGAAGTTTGAGCAAAGCGTCATTTACATGTCCCTTAATATCAATTGCATCGTGAAGATCCTTGTAACGACTCAATGCACTCTCGTCTCCAGAGCGAAGTGCCTCCAACATGGGTTGAAGAAGTGAGAGTGATTCGCGAACCGAACG contains:
- a CDS encoding two-component regulator propeller domain-containing protein; protein product: MIVAPRSIAAPTFTPTAPPPVAPPLPQEVQPDFRVAALQRDFQGNLWIASPQGLVRIDPNTGRLISRAQMPNLPISAIAQDRVGRIWVGTSEGLWRIDPKTNQVTAQNLFLPSNRVLSLLVDRRGFLWVGTDSGLALVSPDQGLRMTTLKNLPGVSANALSLDPEGQLWVGTLEGLVQVDTASARILHTSNLDEGAVQSLSLDRHGSLWAGTTSGLVKIDPLNRRRLRSVTSLRGQEVISTGFDTAGSIWVGTNTGLLRVNPYNGAIVGQVPNLPSNRVLSLAPDTGNKLWVGTTEGLAWVSMTSYETRPHILFSRRVE
- a CDS encoding PP2C family serine/threonine-protein phosphatase encodes the protein MQTDPIVQCPNYFCQALNPESQEFCHHCQTRIPKRYLWAVGATEPPGTLIDDRFLLKSDQIALDTKPGLPPTAIEIPPPLEPYLHLMGERPAIPQPYAVTGGILFLESAPIHPSGARSQRGEDLSGQLMPRLVQVWNSSSGFRQLHFLQQLAQLWRSLAIEKAASTLLDPDLIFVDGDTVRILELDFNSATLADLGKFWSTWQAQPAIADFFEQLCQNLIQGTSIDELNQVLDAAIASQASQQSRQIQIATLSDQGPSRQTNEDACYPSSGTSGNQPLIIVCDGIGGHEGGEVASNLAIQTIVDELRSIEPNHLESRLEEAVCAANDAIAQKNDAERRQERQRMGTTVVMGLVQGHELFLTHVGDSRAYRITRQGCYQVTLDDDVASREARLGYTFYREALQHPSAGSLVQALGMGSSSYLRPTVQRFVLDQDCVFLLCSDGLSDNDRVEEYWQSEIVPILDGKTNPATVARRLVEIANTQNGHDNVTIGLIHCQTRETGKSTVVKSVLAKPTQVVVPATSPPGLRTELQPRRTPWLRAGFVLLVMFGIAGAIVALFAPELIARLGTQAPTTTAPTVPPVPASPEPLTSGTIIRIDQAGARLFRKPEATGAFVSIPPGTVLQVETQQRSTSDAAPWIRLKVCTVPVNLPNGVRIGNAGWQQEDTLPSFTRPTLSAEQLRACAPTKPTTPPAQ
- a CDS encoding CHAT domain-containing protein gives rise to the protein MSPSELPCLSLAIERLRASQAQHFAIHVIEAPYRGGYLLRDCLWTDESTHHWRSWQEMFSSRGLPNVPHVSQVVAPPVEALEPPIGQPLPRSTRLMQNLGINLWQWLFDGVIQGSLNRSQGIAQGQNKALRLRLDVRDPELISLPWEIMQSDAGKQAISLSQQLLFSRTTSDVDGLPALRSETSLNVLLVLGQDAAPDLPSGFDNHKRDELKRLKLEQEAIALSRILRERQGANRLAAPCFVDTLLQPTSGELIDRLENGHYNVLFYAGHGVPAADGGLLFLRPNQPMNGTELAQVLTRCRVKLAVFNACWGAQPEDQGGKSIPRSSLAEVLLHHGVPAVLAMRDSITDEEALSFIATFAQALTDRMPIDQAVAVARQHLLTLFRFNHQAWTLPVLYMHPEFNGELIKPIEEGMTQIPHTPSQLGLQNPVASLRSLENSKVWTIRGGIMKVGMSAENDLVLANEPGVSRRHAEIIYRSADQMQPMYILRDFSRYGTWVSTVNGWQKVHNYEVPLYSGAQIKFGGSQNSILEFLVSPADGRN
- a CDS encoding Mo-dependent nitrogenase C-terminal domain-containing protein produces the protein MSFRKLDGSAQERDRHDRIAFSSWVAHPLATPHQTRVKFAPLAPLRRKLDNLEVRDSKFAHFLAERIPAQCPFERDVKLFGRTLFHIPPMCKLNPLYDEVVALRFRALCYLADECGEDISQYC
- a CDS encoding AarF/ABC1/UbiB kinase family protein, whose amino-acid sequence is MFSRLVQTSSRQGEIVEVVFRNGWDYMRRLLTGGKVDEPKLPPPAVLRNILVDLGPVYVKLGQLLSTRPDLLPAEYIEALSTLQAEVPPIDWAEVEVMLRKQFSQPIEEIFASINYKPVAAGSIAQTHRAVLKDGRAVALKVQRPGLSSVVEQDISLIRLVARLVAQTEFGQYYDIVSIAEEFAEALRNELDFTQEARYTDQLRQNLSNTRWFNSNQLVVPQIYWEYTTDKLITMEWLDGGAILSAFPPISFDGTTDLQAREEISTLLLRAFFQQICLDGFFHADPHPGNVFYLNDGRVALLDCGMVGRLDPRTQQLILELVLAIVNLDAQRCTQLVLQLAPPVQPINRVKLETEFDRLLRRYYSMNISQVNFSKLVYEVLQVVRDNKVRVPGNLGLCAKAIANLEGIARSLDPNFNIPNKIRPMMTEVFQRQIVGEAPLIALLRTALDVKNLSLQSPRQVELLLDRVTSETLQWNFSIREAEPIRRTIDSSANRLSFSIVVGSLIMGAAIISSNTQSSQVYWVSDVLFAAASFLGLWLILSILRSGPLR